The Thermodesulfobacteriota bacterium genome has a window encoding:
- a CDS encoding iron-containing alcohol dehydrogenase has protein sequence MKFEFATVDRIIFGAGKVNEILSAIPTCNQNICVITGKNLIRAEPVTKQLEGEKIDFITIQVDTEPTVDKVNAGVNRAREAGCRCVVGIGGGSVLDTGKVIAALLTNEGELFEYLEVIGKGNKLVNPSVPYIAIPTTAGTGAEVTRNSVLMSSEHKVKVSMRSPSMLPLIAIIDPELTYSMPPSITAHTGLDAYTQVLEAFVSTDATPLTDGICREGLRRAAGALERAYRDGSDIKAREDMCLASLCGGLALANAKLGAVHGIAGPLGGMFTSPHGAVCGRLLPYVISANISALRNRLPTSPALARYDEIARIIIGNPQAVASDGIRWTHNLCNQLKMTPLSEYGIDEKDFSDIIKKSQRASSMQGNPVRLTENELYDILQQAL, from the coding sequence ATGAAATTCGAGTTTGCAACTGTAGACCGAATCATTTTTGGTGCTGGAAAAGTGAATGAAATTTTATCAGCTATTCCAACATGCAATCAAAATATATGTGTGATTACCGGCAAAAATCTTATTCGGGCTGAACCGGTTACCAAACAACTGGAAGGAGAAAAAATAGATTTTATAACGATCCAGGTAGATACTGAACCTACAGTTGACAAGGTCAATGCAGGAGTGAACAGAGCTCGGGAAGCAGGTTGTAGATGTGTGGTTGGTATTGGTGGTGGGAGTGTTTTAGATACCGGAAAAGTCATTGCCGCACTTTTGACTAATGAGGGAGAACTGTTTGAATATCTTGAAGTAATTGGCAAGGGTAATAAATTAGTAAATCCATCAGTTCCCTATATTGCTATTCCTACTACAGCTGGAACCGGAGCTGAAGTTACACGCAATTCGGTATTGATGTCCTCGGAACACAAAGTCAAAGTAAGCATGCGTAGTCCTTCGATGTTACCGCTAATAGCCATAATTGATCCTGAACTCACCTATTCAATGCCCCCATCAATAACCGCACATACCGGTTTAGACGCTTATACCCAGGTTCTTGAAGCTTTCGTATCCACGGATGCAACCCCCCTAACGGATGGAATCTGCCGCGAAGGTTTACGGCGAGCTGCCGGAGCTTTGGAGCGAGCTTACAGGGATGGCAGCGATATCAAAGCCAGAGAAGACATGTGTCTCGCAAGTCTATGTGGTGGGCTTGCGCTAGCGAACGCCAAGCTGGGAGCAGTGCATGGAATTGCCGGGCCTCTCGGTGGAATGTTTACATCGCCCCACGGTGCTGTTTGCGGAAGACTTCTGCCATATGTCATTTCAGCGAACATTTCGGCACTGAGAAATCGTTTACCGACATCCCCAGCGCTGGCACGTTATGACGAAATAGCCCGAATCATAATCGGTAATCCCCAGGCCGTGGCGTCGGACGGTATAAGATGGACTCACAACCTTTGTAACCAATTAAAAATGACTCCTTTGTCGGAATATGGTATAGATGAAAAAGATTTTTCGGATATCATTAAAAAATCTCAAAGAGCAAGCAGCATGCAGGGGAATCCAGTACGATTGACAGAAAATGAGCTTTACGATATTTTGCAGCAAGCTTTGTAG